Sequence from the uncultured Flavobacterium sp. genome:
AATTTTTGTTCGTAATCGTCTTGCAAAACAACTCTAATAAAAGTTTTTTTGACATAATGAAAGCCAAAATTTTTAGCAGAAACTTACTTGTTTTATTGATAGCAAAAGTGCTTTATGCATCATTTGTCATACATAATGCTTCAAATGTTCTACGATCGTTATTACTCTGGAACTACATTTACAGTCCTAAAATTCTGAAAAAAGTAATGCTTTAAAAATCTGACTTTAATAACTTCTATAATAAACCTAAAAACCACAATGATGAAAAAACAAATTAAAAAGTATGCCTTTTTACTGCTAATCGTTTTTGGAAACGGATATGCTCAAACAAAAAAGTATATGGACCCAAAAAAACCAATTGAAGATCGAATTTCACTTTTAATGAAAGAAATGACATTAGAAGAAAAAGTTGGACAAATGAATCAATACAATGGTTTTTGGGATGTAACGGGACCAGCTCCAAAAGGCGGAAGCGCTGAATTAAAATACGAACATTTACGAAAAGGTCTTGTTGGATCAATGCTTACTGTTCGAGGTGTAAAAGAAGTTCGCGCTGTGCAGAAAATTGCTGTAGAAGAAACTCGTTTGGGAATCCCGTTGATAATTGGTTTTGACGTTATTCATGGTTATAAAACTTTGAGCCCGATTCCGTTGGCAGAAGCTGCAAGTTGGGATTTGGAAGCTATTAAAAAATCGGCGGCAATTGCGGCAGATGAAGCTTCTGCATCTGGAATTAACTGGACTTTTGCACCAAATGTCGATGTTTCTAATGATGCACGTTGGGGACGCGTTATGGAAGGTGCCGGTGAAGATCCTTATTTGGGAAGTAAAATAGGCTACGCAAGAGTAAAAGGTTTTCAGGGTGAAACTGTTGCAGATTTAGCAAAAGTAAATACGATTGCGGCTTGTGCAAAACACTTTGCAGGATACGGTTTTGTTGAAGCAGGATTGGAATATAATAGTGTAGATATCAGTAATTCTAAATTATACAATACAGTTTTCCCTCCTTTTGAAGCTACGGTACAAGCAGGAATTCGCACGTTTATGAATTCATTTAATACACTAAATGGTATTCCAGCAACGGGAAATACATTTTTGCAAAGAGATATTCTAAAAGGAAAATGGAAGTTTGATGGTTTTGTAGTTTCGGATTATGCTTCGATTCGCGAAATGATAGCACACGGTTATGCAAAAGACGAAGACGATGCAACAGCAAAAGCAGTAATTGCAGGTTCTGATATGGATATGGAATCGTATTTGTATGTGGCAAAATTAGTTGGACTTGTAAAGGAAGGAAAAGTAAAAGAATCATTGGTTGATGATGCCGTTCGCAGAATCTTACGCGTGAAATTTGAATTGGGTTTATTTGATGATCCGTACAGATATTGCGATGAAAAGCGTGAAAAAGAAGTTGTTGGAAGCAAAGCCAATAATGACGGCGTTCTTGACATGGCAAAAAAATCAATTGTATTATTGAAGAATGAGAAGAATTTGCTTCCGCTGAAGAAATCCGGACAAAAAATTGCTTTAATCGGCGCTTTAGCAAATGATAAAAATAGTCCGCTTGGAAGTTGGAGAATTGCAGCCGATGATAATACTGCGGTTTCGGTTTTAGAAGGAATGCAACAATACAAAGACAATCAACTGACTTTTGAAAAAGGAGCAGATTTGCTTTCGCAGAAAGCTACTTTCCTAACCGAAACAGTTTTCAATACTACAGATAAAACTGGTTTTGAAGCGGCAAAAACAGCTGCAAAAAATGCTGATGTTGTTGTGATGGTTTTAGGTGAATATGGTTTTCAAAGTGGAGAAGCAAGAAGCCGAACTGATCTAAATTTGCCTGGAGTTCAGCAGGAATTATTAGAAGAAATCTACAAGGTAAATCCTAATATCGTTTTGGTTTTAAATAATGGTCGTCCTTTGAGTATTCCTTGGGCTGCAGAACATATTCCTTCAATTGTAGAAGCTTGGCATTTAGGAACTCAGACTGGAAATGCAGTGGCTCAGGTTTTATATGGAGATTATAATCCAAGTGGTAAATTGACAATGTCTTTCCCTAGAAATGTAGGTCAGGTTCCAATTTATTACAACAAATACAGTACTGGAAGACCAATTGATAGCGACAAAAATGTGTTTTGGTCTCATTATATGGATGTAGAAAAAACACCTCTGTTTCCGTTTGGTTTTGGATTGAGTTATACCACTTTCGATTATAAAAATCTTAAACTAAATAAAACTGCTTTTGCAAAAGGAGAAAAAATTCAAGTAAGCGTTGATGTTACAAACACAGGAAATTATGACGGAAAAGAAGTCGTTCAATTGTATATAAATGATCCTGTTGCAAGTATTGTAAGACCTCTTAAAGAATTAAAAGGTTTTGAACTTGTTGCCTTAAAAAAGGGAGAAACTAAAACAATTCAGTTTACATTGACCGAAAAGGAACTTGGTTTTTATGATAACGAAGGCAAATATTTAGTAGAACCTGGTTTGTTCAATATCATGGTTGGCTGGAATTCTAATGAAGGTCTTACCAGCAAATTTGAACTAAAATAATTAGAAAAAATCCGTTTTTATCAGCGTTTTTGCTTTAGCGAATCGGTAAAATCAGTGTCTAATTTTGACGCGGATAAAACAGATTTACTTCGTAAAGACGCGGATAAAAACGGATTTTCTTCGTAAAAAACGCAGATATAAAAGAAGTGATTCAAAAAATCAGTTTTTATCCGCGTTTTCGCTTTAGCGAATCAGTAAAATCAGCGTCTAATTTTTACGCGGATAAAACAACCTTATAACCTGAGTACGATTAATTAATAATTGGGCTCAGGTTTTTGGCAATATGATAAAATTTATACTTAAAAAGTATATTTCATATTTAGTTTTATTAATATTGTTATTATTACACTTAAAGTAAAAGGAAATTTTCAGGAGGAATTGATCAATAATACATTAAATGAAAAATATTAAATATATTCTTGTATGCTACTTTATAGTTCTGAATTGCCTGTTTTCTCAAGATAAATTTGACAATTACCAATTTAGAAGTATACAGGAAACTACTTCAAAAAGAGCGATTTCTTCAATTATTCAGGATAAAAATGGTTTTATTTGGATTGGTACAAACGGCACGGGTTTGTATCGATATGATGGTGTAAATTATTTTGGTTATGAATACAATAAAAAGCGCGGTTCATTAAACAGTAACTTTATTTATGCCACTTTTATTGATTCTGATAATAACTTATGGGTTGGTACGGATGACGGTTTGTGTTTGTATAACAGGGATTTAGATAATTTCACCAAAATCAATATTGAAGATGTAATTAGAAAAGGTTATGACGAACCTATTACCGTAAAAACAATTATTCAGGATAACAACGGCAACTTAATTCTGGGAACGTATGGCTTTGGATTATTCAAACTGAATATTAAGACTTTAAAAGCTTCTCTGATTCCGTCAAAGGTTTTGGATAAATTTAATTTTCTAATAAAATCTTCGGTAAAAAATAAGCACGGAATTATTTATTTAGGAACAAGTTATGGTCTTTTAGAACTTGATTTAAACGGAAAACTCAAACAGGTTTATAAAGACAAATTTAAAAGAGAACCTTTATTAGATGATATCGAAAATCTTGTTATTGATAAATTTGGGTATATATGGCTGGGAACGACGGAAAGCGGTCTGATAAAAATTAAACCGGAAACTGATAATTACCAATTTGAAAATTATTCTATTACCAAAAACAAAATCTTATCGATTATAGAAAGCAGTCACGATTATATCATTTGTGGTACCGAAAATGACGGATTATTGGTTGTAAATTATAAAGGGCAAGTACTTCAAAAATATTTGCACAGTAAGTACAATGATTTTAGTTTAAAATCTAATTCCGTTTGGTCCTTATTTGAAGATAAAGAAAAGCGTCTTTGGTTGGGTTATTTTAATAAAGGACTTGGTGTATTTGATAAACCAAATAACAAATTTAATTCACTTGAATCACAAGTAAACAATGATAATTCTTTACAAACAAGCTTTGTAACTTCAGTTATAAAAGATAAAAAAGGAAATCTGTTAATCAGTAATGAAGGCGGTGGACTTGACATTTATAATCTTGCTACTAAAAGTTACATTCATGTAAACAAAAACAATCAAAGCTATTATTCCGGTTTGGATGCTGCTGATATTCAGACGATGTTTATAGACAGTAAACAAAATATCTGGATTGGAAGCTGGGATCGCGGAATCTACTTTTTGAAAAATGGCACTACCCGATTCATAAACTATAATACGGCAAATACTTCGGGATTAAAATCGAATAGGATTTTTACTTTTTCGGAAGATTCAAAAGGTAGAATCTGGATTGGAACTTTCATAAAAGGATTGCATTATTTTGATAATAAGACCAATACTTTCGTTCATTGTGAATCGAAATCATTTACAGACAATGCTTTAGACAACGCTTTTATTCGTAAAGTTTTTGTGGATTCTGATAATGTTTTGTGGGTTGGAACTATTTTGGGTTTATATCAGGTTAGTTTAAAAGGCGATTCTGATTTTAAAGTGACCAAAATGCGCGATGCGATGTTCAAGGACAAAACGAAGTATAATAGCATTCAGACTATTTTATCAATTTATGAATCTAATGATAAAACAATTTGGATAGGAACTGATGGCGAAGGATTATTTAATTATAATAAAAAAGATAAGACATTTTCGAACTTTAATAATTTTCCGGGTTTTAAAGAAAAATCTGTTCGTGCGATAATTGCTGATAACAATGGCTCTTTATGGATAAGCGGTGGATCTGGATTAACAAAACTGGATTTTAAAAATAAAAAAAGTACCAATTTTACTAAAGATGATGGTCTTGTCGATAATGATTTCAACAATAATGCTGTCTTCAAGGATGGAAATGGAGAACTGTATTTTGGTAGTTATGAAGGAGTAAATTATTTTAATCCTAACGAAATTAAAAAAACAGAAAAAGCTCCAAAATTGTATTTCAGCGATTTTAAATTATTCAATAAATCGGTAAAACCCAATGAAGATTCTTCGCCCTTAACCAAAGTAATTGCTCAGACTAAAGAAATTATTCTCAACTATACACAATCTGTTTTTACGATCGAATATGTGGGAATCAATTATAATTATTCTAAGAAAAATCAATATGCTTATTATCTCCAAGGTTTTGAAAAAGATTGGAATTATGTGGGAAATAACAGAACGGCAACTTATACCAATCTAGCGCCGGGTGATTATGTTTTTAAAGTAAAATCGGCAAATGCAGATGGTTCCTGGAGCAATAATCCATTAGAATTAAAAATAAAAATTCTGCCTCCGTGGTGGAAAACTTTTTGGGCTTATTTATTATACACTTCTATTTTAGTTTTCCTGATTATATACCTTAATAAAATTTATCAAAATCGCTTTAAAGCCAAACAAGCTATACTTTTAGAAAAAGAAAAAAACATTCAGTCTGAGAAATTGAACAATAAGAAGTTGCAGTTCTTCACTAATATTTCGCATGAATTCAGAACTCCGTTAACACTGATTATAAATCCGTTGGAAGATATTTTAAGAAGTAAAAATCTATCTCCTGAAATACATAATAAATTAAAAATTGTACACAAAAGTTCCGATAGACTTTCGAGACTTATCAATGAGCTTATGGATTTTAATAAATTAGAGTTTAATAAAATTTCGCTTCAGGCCAAAAAAATTGAAGTTGTAGCATTTACACAAGGAATTATAGGTTATTTTGATGAGGAAGCTTCTGCCCGAAATATTACTATTAATTTTGAGTCTGCATTTGACGATCTTGAAGACTGGCTAGATCCTAAAATGCTGGAAAAAATACTGTTTAATATTATTTCAAATGCATTTAAATTTACTCCGGATAATGGCTCTATTACCATTTCTATAGCTAAATCAGATATAGATAATTCACTTTTAATTAATGGTGATCGGGTTCCTTCGTTTTCAATAACAATTACTGATACTGGTTCCGGAATTCACAAAAAAGATCTCAAAAGAATCTTTGACAGGTTTTATCAGGTCAATAATGTCAATAAGGATTATTATGGAAGTACGGGAATTGGTTTAGAGGTTGTAAAAGAATTTGTTGAGCTACATAAAGGACGAATTGATGTTGAAAGTCAGGTTGGAGAAGGCACAAAATTTACGGTAACTTTTCCTTTAGGTAAATCTTTGTATAAGAAAAGTGAAATAATTGACGAGGTTTTTAAAACAGAAAAAGCTAAAAACAAATTTCTGACTGAAACTGTTAATCATTCGGCTGATGAGGATGATGAAACGGATCAAACTGTTGAAATTGATGTTGTCGAAACTACGAAACCATATACTGTTTTAATTGTTGAAGATAATCCTGAATTAAGAAATTATCTCAAACATGAATTAAGCAAATTATATAAGGTTATTGCCACCGAAAATGGTCAGAAAGGTTATGAACTTGCGGTTCAGAAATTACCGGATTTGATAATTACAGACGTTATTATGCCCGTTATGGACGGTTTACAATTGTGCAAAAACATAAAAGGTGATTTAAAAACAAGTCATATTCCTTTGTTAATGCTTTCGGCAAAAGCCATGGTAAAAGACCGATTAGAAGGTATCGATTCCGGCGCTGATATGTATTTGAGTAAACCATTTGAGTTAGATATTTTAAAATCAAGTTTGGCGCAGCTTATTACAAGCAGACAAATTATGTTTAAGAAGTTTTATAGCGGAATCACTAAAGATGGCAAGGAAAAAACAACTTCGCTCGATAATGAGTTTATTCAAAAGATTCTGCATTTTATCAACGAAAACATTAGTGAACCTGAATTGACTGTTGAACTTTTATCTTCTAAAATTTTCCTTAGCAGAAGTCAGTTGTATCGAAAAATAAAAACTTTAACTGGCGTTTCGGTTAATGAGTTTATCCGAAATGTACGTTTAGAAAAAGCAAAACAACTGATCGAAAAAGGAAATAATAATATCAACGAAATAAGCTATAAAGTAGGTTTTACTTCTCCCTCCTATTTTTCTAAATGCTACAAAATTAAATACGGATATTTGCCTACACAAGAAAAAGAACAAGGCAATAAACGTTAAAATATATCCCATTAAATACAGAATACAATTTAAAAAAGAGCTTCGATACTAAAATCGGAGCTCTTTTTTTTGTAAGTCAATTTTTTCAAAAAGTATTCTTACTGTTTTCAAACAAAAATTAAGATATAGAAAATATTATTTCCTTTTTTTAGACAAACAATACTTTTTGCGCCATTTTTATAGCAATACTTCAGTATCTGTTTTTATGTCTCAATTGTCTCTTTTTAGCAATAATAACGTTTTCGCTTCTTTTTTTGCATCATTTGTTGCACAATATGCTTCATCTGTTCTACAATAGGACACCTCTAGATTTTACTTTCGTTAAGAAATATTTAAGAAAATTTTCTCTTCTCATCATTCCAATTTTGGATATGCAAAAAGAGGCTTCTATTGAATATTTTACAATAAAAACTAAACTAACTTAATCGACCAATTTTTATGCAGAAAAGAACATTAAAAAAACTATTGTGTTTAGCAGTGTTAATGTGGGGAAATTTTTTCTTTGCCCAAACTGTTAAAGGAAAAGTAACATCAGGAGGACTCGGTTTACCCGGTGTTGGTGTAATAGTACAAGGAACAAAAAATGCAACAACCACCGATTTTGACGGAGGTTTTATCTTAAACAATGTAGATCCAAAAAGTACATTGATCTTTAGTTATATCGGTTACAAAAATGTGATCTTGCCAGCTGACACAAAATCAGTAATGAAGGTCAATATGGTTAATGACCTTGAGAAATTAAATGAAGTTGTCGTGATTGGTTACGGAACTTCTAAACGAAAAGATGTAAATGGTGCAATTTCGTCGATCAAAGCTTCTGAGATTCAGGATAAGCCTTTTACTTCTATCGATCAGGCTCTTGTGGGTAAAGCTGCGGGTGTAAATGTGACTCAAAACTCGGGTACACCTGGAGGAGGAATTTCGGTTCAAATCAGGGGAATTACTTCTATTAACGGTAATGAACCTTTGTATGTAATTGACGGAACTCCGGTTTTTGCGGATAAAAACAACGATTCATTTTCATTTAGTGCTTTAGGCGGAGGAAACGGACAAACTAAGAATTCGGCTTTGTCTGGATTGAATATTTCAGATATCGAAACTATTGATATTCTAAAAGATGCTTCATCAACTGCAATATATGGTGCAAATGGTGCAAATGGTGTTGTTTTGATTACGACTAAAAAAGGAAAAAAAGGAAAATCGACTTTCTCCTATGAAACGTATATGGGAACTCAGCAAGTGACAAATTCAGTTGATGTTTTGAACTTGCCACAATATGCTGCTTATCAGGCTAAAATTTTCAAAATGAATGGTGAACCAATTCCGTATCAATATCAAAAACCTGATTTATTAGGAAATGGAACAAACTGGCAGGACGAACTTTTTAGAACTGCTACGATGTACAATCATCAAATATCATTTTCAGGTGAAAAAGAAGGAACAAGATATTATACTTCTTTGAATTATTTTGATCAGGAAGGTATTGTTCTAAATTCAGATTTCAACAGAATGTCGATGCGATTAAATATCGATTCAACTGTAAAATCATGGTTGAAAATTGGTAACAATATGTCGATCAGTAAATCATCTCAACAAGTGGTTAGAAACGATGACAGAGGTGGTTTAGTAATGAATACTTTAAGACAATCTCCAGAATTACCTGTAAGATATGCTGATGGTTCATTTGCAGGTCCAACAAGTGGTTTAGGTTCTTCGGCAAATGAGGCGACGAATCCAATTGCTTTATCAGAATACAATAACGCAAAAACGGATCGATACAAAATCAACGGAAATGTATTTGCTGATTTCACGCTTATCAAAGGTTTGGTTTTTAGAACTGAATTGGGATATGATTTAAACTTTGCAAAAAGCAGCTCTTTTGCTCCTAAATATACTTTAGGAAATGTGTCTGAGCTTTTAAACAAATCATTCAAACAGCAAGATCAAAGCTTTTATTGGAGTTTAAAAAATTATTTGACTTATAATAAAACTTTCAACGAGAAACACAATTTCACCTTTTTACTTGGTCAGGAAGCGCAAGAAAGTCAATACGAATATTTGAGCGGTTACAGATCGGGTGAATTCTTAAGCAAAGATTTTACCAACTTAAATATTGGTGATATTGATACTGCGGTTAACGGAAATGGTTCTGGAAGATGGTCTATGACTTCTTATATTTCGAGATTAAATTATAGTTTTTCTGATCGTTACTCTTTTTCGGCTTCTTTAAGAGCAGATGCTTCTTCAAACTTTGGACCTAATAATAAATGGGGTTATTTCCCATCATTTGCTGCAGGTTGGACTGTTAGTAACGAAAAGTTTTTTGAGCCTTTATCTTCTACAGTAAATTATTTAAAATTTAGAGCTGGTTACGGTTCGGTTGGAAATCAAAATATTCCGGCAAATAGATACCAAACGATTCTTTCGTTGACTGCATCTCCATTTGGAGGCGTATCTCCAACTATTGACAACTTGGGTAATCCAAATATTAAATGGGAATCTCTTAAGTCTTTTGATGTTGGTTTTGAATTAGGAATGCTTAATAACAGAGTAAAATTAGACTTTGATTATTATGTTAAACATTCTTCTAATTTCCTGACGAAACAAATCAATGATGAGTCGAATCAAAGTGCCCTTAATTATTATTTGAATACGGGCGAAATTGAAACTAAAGGAATCGAACTTACTTTGAATACCAGAAATATTGTTACTGAAAATTTTACATGGGATAGTACTGTTATTTTTTCAAAATACAATAATGAACTAACAAGTTTTCAAGGTGCAGGTAAATCTTTATTAGGAAAAGTACAATTTGACTTATATAACGTAACCAGAACTACAGAAGGTCAACCAGTTGGACAATTCTACGGATATGTTACAGACGGATTATTTAAAAATGCTGCAGAATTAGCTGCCGGACCAATTCAGGAAACTGGAACAGGAATTGGAGATATTCGTTTTAAAGATCTTAATGGCGACGGAAAAATTGATGCTAAAGATCAAAAAGCTATAGGAAGTGCAATTCCGGATTTTACTTATTCATTTACTAATAATTTTAAGTATAAAAACCTTAGTTTATCTGTTGTTTTAACCGGAAGTGAAGGCAACGAAATCTACAATTTTACACGTCATTATACTGATGGTATTTATCCAGGATTTGGAGATCGATTTGCAAACGTGAGTACAAGGGCTATAAATGCTTTTGAACCGGGAGTAAACGAAAACACAAATGAACCAAGAATTACACTAAATGATCCTAATGGAAATGGTAGAATCTCGAATAGATTTGTCGAAGATGGTTCTTATCTAAGAATTCAGAATGTTTCTTTGAGCTACGATTTACCAAGCCAAATATTCAAAAATTCTATTATATCTAAAGTTAGATTGTATGTCAATGTGCAAAACTTATATACATGGACAAAATACTCTGGTTTTGATCCTGCTTTAGGAAATTTAGATCAAAATATAACACTTAGCGGTATTGATCTGGGACGTTATCCAGTGCCAAGAACTACTTCTATGGGTTTAAATTTAGAATTCTAAAATTGATAAAAAACACAATTAACTTAATGATTCATAGTCATTAAAATAAAAAATAATAGTCATGAAAAAACTTTTTAAACTTTTTATGATGGGAATGCTAATACCATTGCTGTCTTTGTTTTCCTGTTCTGATGATTTTTTGGATGCACCATCTGAAAATCAATTAACGCCGGGCGATTTACCGGAAGGAGTTACCGCTTTTGACGGAATTGCTGAGAGTTTGTATTTTAAGCCTTGGTTTACTTTTAATGATAAATTCCTAATTGCTGTTGGCGATATGTATGCCGGAAACGCTTTTACATTTGATGGTGCTTATGCGCAATTTAAAGATGCTCAGGTAACGTCACAAAACCCAATCCTGACAGAAGGATATACTTCTTTGTTTTCGGTTATCGATCAATCTAATAATTTAATGAGTTTAGTCGAAGCAAGAAAGAGCGAATTGCCTGAAGCATCTTATAAAAATGCCATTGCAATTTCAAGATTTATGAGAGCCAATGCCTATTTTTATTTGGTAAGAACTTTTGGAGCTGTGCCTATTATTAACAAAGCTGGAACGGCAGCTCAGCCAAAAAGAAACCTTGTTACTGATGTTTACAAATTCATAAAACAAGATTTGGAATATGCTATCGAAAATTTGCCTGCAACTTCAGTAAAAAAAGGATATGTTACCAAATTTGCAGCAATGGGAATTCTTGCAAAAGTACATTTAACGTTAAACGAATATGGAGAATGTGCTGCTTTAACTCAGAAAATTATCGGAAATCAATATATTTTGATTCAAGATTATGGAAATTTATTTAGCAGTCCAGAGAATAACAATAGTGCAGAAAGTATGTTTGCCCTGCAATGGAAAGCAATTGCTACTGAATGGGGAACTCAGAATACAAATCAGGCTTATATAGTTCCCGGAGGTACAGGAATAACTGGCGGTGGAGACGGTTGGGGAGTTTACCTGCCTTCTATTTCATTGCAAAGTGGCTTTGAGCCAAATGATACCAGAAAAAAGAGCACAATCATGACAGATGGTGACTTTTATCCTGAATTATTAAAAAATCAAGGTGGTTTCAGATATAAAAAAATATACTCTTCGACTTCTGCTAATTTCAGAAAGTATATTGTAGGTTCTGCTGCCGAAAGAAACGATGTGTTTTTTATGAGAACTTCACAAAACACAATTATACTTAGGTATTCTGATGTTTTACTTATGAATTCTGAAGCGATTTTAGCTGGAGCGGGTTCTACAACTTCTGCAGCAGCTTTAAGTTCTTTCAATGAAGTAAGAGCAAGAGCCGGATTACCAGCCAAAACGGTACTTACAAGAAATGATTTATTTAACGAAAGAAGAATCGAATTTGCACTTGAAGGACAATATTTCTTCGATTTAAAACGTCGTGGTCTGGCTGAAGCAACAGCAATTCTTTCGCAACAAGAAGTAGGTTTTTATTCTGATGATGCCAGAACCGAATTGGTTTCTGTTAAGATCACTCCGGGAAGCAACTATTTTGAACTGCCGTTACCGCAAACTGCTATTGATACTAATCCATCATTATTAGAGCCGCCGGTTCCTTTTAACTTTAACTAACTTTTACTATGATTAAGAAAATAACACATAGAATTATAATTCTTCTGGCATTTGTTTCCTTTACAGCTTGCCAAAATGATGATTCAACTACTGCAAATATAGATGCAATGGTTGCTGAACCCGGAGATCTATTGAATCAGGCTTTTCCATTAAATAAAGTCAGAGTTGAAGGCGAAGGTTTAAAGGGATTAAAGAAAATTACGCTGGACAACAAAATTGATATCAGTTTCAATCCAAATTACAATTCAGATAAAGCGTTTATTTTTACTATTCCTTTTGATGAAAAACTAGGAAGTAGATTTGGAGTACAGCCAATTACGTTTATAACAGCTTCAGGATCTGTAACTAAAAATATTGAAATTTTACAGCCTGTTCCAACTATTACAAAGACAATTCCTGCTGTTGCAACTCCGGGATTTCCGTTAGAGATTGAAGGAACCTGGTTTTACAATATTTCTTCGATCACTTTAGGAGGAAAAACATTAAGTTATACGCTAAAATCGTCTTCTTCAATTATCATCGGTTTACCTTCAAATGCAGTTTCAGGATCTGAACTTGTGGTAACTACTCCGGGAGGTTCTGCAAAAAAAACAATCAATTTTGCAACTGTTGTTCTTGTGTCTGATTTTGACGGAAACGGTAGCAGACGCGATTGGACTGCTTATGGCGATATCGATAGTTTTAACGCAAGTACTACAGGCGGACCATCAGGCAATTATGCAACATTAGTATGGGCAGGTTCAACTTCAAATGGTTACAACGGAAGCAGCGCCGGCGGTGGAGCCAGTTTCTTAAACGCTTCTAATAATGATGCTT
This genomic interval carries:
- a CDS encoding RagB/SusD family nutrient uptake outer membrane protein, with the protein product MKKLFKLFMMGMLIPLLSLFSCSDDFLDAPSENQLTPGDLPEGVTAFDGIAESLYFKPWFTFNDKFLIAVGDMYAGNAFTFDGAYAQFKDAQVTSQNPILTEGYTSLFSVIDQSNNLMSLVEARKSELPEASYKNAIAISRFMRANAYFYLVRTFGAVPIINKAGTAAQPKRNLVTDVYKFIKQDLEYAIENLPATSVKKGYVTKFAAMGILAKVHLTLNEYGECAALTQKIIGNQYILIQDYGNLFSSPENNNSAESMFALQWKAIATEWGTQNTNQAYIVPGGTGITGGGDGWGVYLPSISLQSGFEPNDTRKKSTIMTDGDFYPELLKNQGGFRYKKIYSSTSANFRKYIVGSAAERNDVFFMRTSQNTIILRYSDVLLMNSEAILAGAGSTTSAAALSSFNEVRARAGLPAKTVLTRNDLFNERRIEFALEGQYFFDLKRRGLAEATAILSQQEVGFYSDDARTELVSVKITPGSNYFELPLPQTAIDTNPSLLEPPVPFNFN
- a CDS encoding TonB-dependent receptor, translating into MQKRTLKKLLCLAVLMWGNFFFAQTVKGKVTSGGLGLPGVGVIVQGTKNATTTDFDGGFILNNVDPKSTLIFSYIGYKNVILPADTKSVMKVNMVNDLEKLNEVVVIGYGTSKRKDVNGAISSIKASEIQDKPFTSIDQALVGKAAGVNVTQNSGTPGGGISVQIRGITSINGNEPLYVIDGTPVFADKNNDSFSFSALGGGNGQTKNSALSGLNISDIETIDILKDASSTAIYGANGANGVVLITTKKGKKGKSTFSYETYMGTQQVTNSVDVLNLPQYAAYQAKIFKMNGEPIPYQYQKPDLLGNGTNWQDELFRTATMYNHQISFSGEKEGTRYYTSLNYFDQEGIVLNSDFNRMSMRLNIDSTVKSWLKIGNNMSISKSSQQVVRNDDRGGLVMNTLRQSPELPVRYADGSFAGPTSGLGSSANEATNPIALSEYNNAKTDRYKINGNVFADFTLIKGLVFRTELGYDLNFAKSSSFAPKYTLGNVSELLNKSFKQQDQSFYWSLKNYLTYNKTFNEKHNFTFLLGQEAQESQYEYLSGYRSGEFLSKDFTNLNIGDIDTAVNGNGSGRWSMTSYISRLNYSFSDRYSFSASLRADASSNFGPNNKWGYFPSFAAGWTVSNEKFFEPLSSTVNYLKFRAGYGSVGNQNIPANRYQTILSLTASPFGGVSPTIDNLGNPNIKWESLKSFDVGFELGMLNNRVKLDFDYYVKHSSNFLTKQINDESNQSALNYYLNTGEIETKGIELTLNTRNIVTENFTWDSTVIFSKYNNELTSFQGAGKSLLGKVQFDLYNVTRTTEGQPVGQFYGYVTDGLFKNAAELAAGPIQETGTGIGDIRFKDLNGDGKIDAKDQKAIGSAIPDFTYSFTNNFKYKNLSLSVVLTGSEGNEIYNFTRHYTDGIYPGFGDRFANVSTRAINAFEPGVNENTNEPRITLNDPNGNGRISNRFVEDGSYLRIQNVSLSYDLPSQIFKNSIISKVRLYVNVQNLYTWTKYSGFDPALGNLDQNITLSGIDLGRYPVPRTTSMGLNLEF